A window of Mucilaginibacter sp. PAMC 26640 contains these coding sequences:
- a CDS encoding Fe-S oxidoreductase, protein MIGQVIFIIILAAAVYLFGKNVAKVRRNILLGKDTDRSNNPAARWKVMAKVALGQTKMVKRPVAAVMHFFIYAGFIIINLEVLEIMIDGIFGSHRVFAKPLGSLYGLLIGGFEVLALLVLLSCVVFLARRNILKLKRFGGAEMTAWPKSDANYILIIEVLLMTAFLTMNAADYKLQALHFGHYVSAGKFPVSAFIAPLLPQGAAILETIERVCWWFHIIGILAFLNYLPYSKHFHIMLAFPNVYYSNLQEKGKFTNMASVTNEVKAMLDPSFVPEPAEVNRFGVKDVTDLTWKNLMEAYTCTECGRCTSVCPANITGKLLSPRKIMMDTRDRLTEVGDNIDKHGKDYTDDKTLLDNYITREELWACTTCNACVEACPVNINPLEIITEMRRYVVMEESQAPASLNNMFGNMENNGAPWKYSQADRLNWAEKD, encoded by the coding sequence ATGATAGGCCAGGTTATCTTCATCATCATCTTAGCAGCTGCTGTTTACCTGTTCGGTAAAAACGTGGCTAAAGTACGGCGGAATATATTGCTGGGTAAAGATACCGACCGCAGCAACAACCCCGCCGCACGCTGGAAAGTTATGGCCAAAGTGGCCCTCGGCCAAACCAAAATGGTTAAACGCCCGGTTGCCGCAGTAATGCACTTTTTCATTTACGCAGGGTTTATCATTATCAATCTGGAAGTGCTGGAGATTATGATTGATGGAATTTTTGGCTCGCACCGTGTATTTGCAAAACCACTTGGCAGCTTGTACGGCTTGCTGATAGGCGGTTTTGAGGTGCTGGCTTTATTGGTGCTATTATCCTGCGTGGTTTTTCTTGCACGGCGAAACATCCTCAAGTTAAAAAGATTTGGCGGCGCGGAGATGACTGCCTGGCCAAAATCTGATGCCAATTATATCCTTATTATCGAGGTATTGCTGATGACGGCATTCCTCACCATGAATGCTGCCGATTACAAACTACAAGCTTTACACTTCGGGCATTACGTTTCGGCAGGGAAGTTCCCGGTAAGTGCGTTCATTGCACCTTTGCTGCCGCAAGGTGCTGCTATATTGGAAACCATAGAGCGGGTTTGCTGGTGGTTTCACATCATCGGTATCCTGGCATTTTTAAACTATTTGCCGTATTCCAAGCATTTTCACATTATGCTGGCCTTCCCGAATGTTTATTATTCAAACCTTCAGGAAAAAGGTAAGTTCACTAATATGGCATCTGTAACCAACGAGGTGAAAGCCATGCTGGATCCTTCTTTTGTACCGGAGCCTGCGGAAGTAAACCGTTTTGGGGTGAAAGATGTAACCGACCTTACCTGGAAAAACCTGATGGAGGCCTATACCTGCACCGAATGTGGCAGGTGTACCTCGGTTTGCCCGGCTAACATCACCGGTAAGCTTTTATCGCCGCGTAAAATTATGATGGATACCCGCGACAGGTTAACCGAAGTGGGCGACAACATTGATAAGCACGGAAAAGATTATACCGATGACAAAACATTACTGGATAACTACATTACCAGAGAGGAATTATGGGCCTGTACTACCTGTAACGCCTGCGTGGAGGCTTGCCCGGTAAACATTAATCCGCTGGAAATTATTACTGAAATGCGCCGGTACGTGGTAATGGAGGAGTCGCAGGCACCGGCCAGCCTAAACAATATGTTCGGCAATATGGAAAATAATGGCGCGCCGTGGAAATACAGCCAGGCCGACAGGCTCAATTGGGCGGAGAAGGATTAA